A region of Candidatus Protochlamydia phocaeensis DNA encodes the following proteins:
- a CDS encoding DUF4116 domain-containing protein, with translation MNNLPTSIESSSPPVCMDFLSQITPEIGFHILAFLPLEMIPQTSLVNRQWNKMSQDVYLIRSYVKGMCAGLDYLQIHGWHYQINFNGEVRNNLSESTKKVLSSPKNLKWEQVAKSEREIEKVCIEFLRVNALYCLPDNALYSSPYKIRKWQNVSLFLDWSNRQRYGQNSLRRTFNQKELNGDTRRKVWLPTFTIAQINSKELALMAVRIDGLSFNHLPEGLKSRQILEAAQRQNALVSLSCIKQRGN, from the coding sequence ATGAATAATTTACCAACCAGTATAGAATCTAGTTCTCCGCCTGTGTGCATGGACTTTTTAAGTCAAATCACTCCGGAAATAGGTTTTCACATCCTCGCCTTTTTACCTCTTGAAATGATTCCTCAAACGTCTTTGGTCAATCGTCAGTGGAATAAGATGAGTCAAGATGTGTATTTGATTCGGTCTTATGTTAAGGGCATGTGTGCGGGGCTTGATTATTTACAGATTCACGGCTGGCACTATCAAATAAATTTTAATGGAGAGGTTAGAAATAATTTAAGCGAATCAACGAAAAAAGTGTTGAGTTCTCCTAAAAATTTGAAATGGGAGCAGGTGGCAAAGAGCGAGCGGGAAATCGAAAAAGTCTGCATAGAATTTTTAAGGGTCAATGCTCTTTATTGTTTGCCGGATAACGCCCTCTATTCTTCCCCTTATAAAATTAGAAAATGGCAAAACGTGTCGCTCTTTTTGGATTGGAGCAATAGACAGCGTTATGGGCAAAATTCTCTTCGCCGTACGTTTAATCAAAAAGAATTAAATGGGGACACTAGGCGAAAGGTGTGGTTGCCTACATTTACAATCGCTCAGATAAATAGCAAAGAATTGGCCTTAATGGCTGTCAGAATAGATGGGCTGTCCTTTAATCATTTGCCTGAGGGGTTGAAGAGCAGGCAAATTCTTGAAGCGGCTCAAAGGCAAAATGCTTTAGTTTCTCTATCGTGCATCAAGCAAAGAGGAAATTGA